The Streptomyces halobius genomic interval GCGTCGGCGTGCGCCCGATGCTGCACCGCAACCGGATCGAGCAGCGCAAGACGCTGGTCATCCTGGACGAGATCCACCACGCCGGTGACTCCAAGTCCTGGGGCGAGGCCTGCCTGGAGGCGTTCGAGCCGGCCACCCGGCGGCTGGCGCTCACCGGCACGCCGTTCCGGTCGGATACCAACCCGATCCCTTTCGTGCAGTACGAGGAGGGGAACGACGGGATCCGGCGGTCGTCCGCCGACTACACGTACGGATACGGGAACGCGCTCGCCGACGGCGTCGTCCGGCCGGTGATCTTCCTCTCCTACAGCGGCAATATGCGCTGGCGCACCAAGGCGGGCGACGAGATCGCGGCCCGGCTGGGCGAGCCGATGACCAAGGACGCGGTGTCGCAGGCGTGGCGCACCGCGCTGGATCCGCGCGGCGAGTGGATGCCGAATGTGCTGCGCGCCGCCGATCAGCGGCTGACGGAGGTCAGGAAGGCGATACCGGACGCGGGGGCGCTCGTCATCGCGTCGGACCAGGAGCAGGCCCGCGCGTACGCGAAGCTGATCCGGGAGATCACCGGGGAGGGCGCCACCCTCGTGCTCTCCGACGACAGCGGCGCCTCGCAGCGCATCGATGACTTCTCGCGGTCGCACGACCGCTGGATGGTCGCGGTGCGGATGGTGTCCGAGGGCGTGGACGTGCCGCGGCTCGCGGTCGGCGTCTACGCCACGACGATCTCGACGCCGCTGTTCTTCGCGCAGGCGGTGGGGCGGTTCGTACGGTCCCGGAAGCGCGGCGAGACGGCCTCGGTCTTCCTGCCGACCGTCCCCATGCTGCTCGGCTTCGCCAATGAAATGGAGGTCGAGCGCGATCACGTGCTCGACAAGCCGAAGAAGGAGGGGGACGAAGACCCCTACGCCGAGTCCGAGAAGGAGATGGACGAGGCCAGCAAGGCGCAGGACGAGGACACCGGGGAGCAGGAGCAGTTCTCGTTCGAGGCGCTGGAGTCGGAGGCGGTCTTCGACCGGGTGCTCTACGACGGTGCCGAATTCGGCATGCAGGCGCACGCGGGCAGCGAGGAGGAGCAGGACTACCTCGGCATTCCCGGGCTGCTGGAGCCCGACCAGGTGCAGATGCTGCTGCAGAAGCGGCAGGCCCGGCAGATCGCGCACAGCAGGAAGAAGCCGGACGCGGAGGCGGATCTGCTGGAGATTCCGGCCGAGCGGCGGCCGGTGGTCACGCACAAGGAGCTGCTGGAGTTGAGGAAGCAGCTCAATACGCTGGTGGGCGCCTACGTCCACCAGAGCGGTAAGCCGCACGGGGTGATCCATACCGAGCTGCGCCGGGTGTGCGGCGGGCCGCCGAGCGCGGAGGCCACCGCCGGGCAGCTGAACGAGCGGATCAAAAAGGTACGGGAGTGGGCCACCCGGATGCGGTGAGGGGCTGCCCCGGCCCTTTCTTGTCCGCTCCGGCGGCCCGCCTCCCCGTAACGCCCGGACAACGGTTCAGCCCTCGCTGAAGGACAAACGGCTCACCACCTAGGGATCAGTCGGGACATTCCGGGCGGGAAAGACCGGATTCTGGACGGACTCTTCCGCTGACCGGACCGGATCGCTACTGTCCCGGTCACGCATACGCCCCGTGGCAGCGCCGCCGCGGAGCGCAGCCGGTGCCAAGCGGCCGGCGGCCTCTTGCGCGCGCTGCTACGGGACTCGCAGCGCGCCATGCGAAGCCGCCACTCACCTGAGAAGGGGGCGTCGTGACCGCGGAGACCTCTCAGACGCTCGACCGAGGACTGCGTGTCCTCAAACTGCTCGCCGATACGGACCACGGACTGACCGTGACCGAGCTGTCCAACAAGCTCGGCGTCAACCGCACCGTGGTCTACCGCCTGCTCGCGACGCTGGAGCAGCACGCTCTGGTACGCCGTGACATCGGCGGCCGGGCCCGGGTCGGCCTCGGAGTGCTGCGCCTGGGCCGCCAGGTGCATCCGCTCGTCAGAGAGGCCGCGCTGCCCGCGCTGCGCTCGCTCGCCGAGGACATAGGCGCCACCGCGCATCTCACCCTGGTCGACGGCACCGAGGCGCTGGCCGTCGCCGTCGTGGAGCCGACCTGGACCGACTACCACGTCGCCTACCGTGCCGGGTTCCGTCATCCGCTGGACCGGGGGGCCGCCGGCCGGGCGATCCTCAAGGGGCGGCAGGGCCGGCCCCAGGACGGCGGACTCGCCCTGACCCACGGGGAGTTGGAGGCGGGTGCGAGCGGGGCGGCGGCGCCGCTGCTCGGGGTGAGCGGTATCGAGGGGAGTGTGGGTGTGGTGATGCTCGCGGACACCGTCTCCGAGCGGGTCGGGCCGCGGGTGATCGAGGCGGCCCGCGAGGTGTCCGAGGCGCTGCGCTGAGCCGGGGCGCCGTGCTGAGCCGGGGACGTGCCGCCGGGAGGCCGGCAGGGCGTATGCGTTCGGCACGTGGGTCGTGTGGTGAGCCTGTTGCGCTGTGGTGAGGCCGCAGCGCTGCCGGAGGCCGGTGGTGCGACGGTCGCTTATGGTGGCCGGGTGTCTGCACGCACCCGCACCCTGGCGCTCTGCACCGCCCTCGTCGTCGCCCTGCTCGCCACCGCCGCCTTCGCGCCGCTGCCGTTCTCGGTCGCCTATCCGGGCATGACGGCGAATGTCCTCGGCGACGCCAAGGGCAAGCCGGTCATCACCATCACCGGCGCCGACACCCGCCGGACCACTGGCCAGCTGCGGATGACCTCGATCGTCGCCACCGGTCCGGACGCCTCCGTCCATCTGCTGGACGTCATCAAGGGCTGGTCCCGTACGGACCAGGCGGTGATGCCGCGCGACGCCGTCTATCCCGTGGGCGACACCACCGAGGAGATCGCGAAGCACAACGCGGCGCAGATGAAGAAGTCCCAGGAGACCGCCACCGCCGCGGCGCTGGGCCGGCTGCACCGGTCCGGCAAGGACGTCGACAAGGACGTCGAGGTCAAGCTGAGCCTGCAGGACGTGGGCGGGCCCAGCGCCGGCCTGATGTTCGCCCTCGGCATCGTCAACAAGCTGGACGGCGACGGCACGGGGCACGATCTGACCGGCGGCAAGACCATCGCGGGGACCGGCACCATCACCGCGGGCGGCAAGGTCGGCGCGGTCGGCGGTGTGCCGCTCAAGACGCAGGCCGCGCACCGCGACGGCGCCACGGTCTTCCTGGTCCCCGAGAAGGAGTGCGCGGACGCCCGCGCGGAGCTTCCCCAGGGCATGCGGCTGATCCCCGTGCGCACCCTGGACGGCGCGGTGGACGCCCTCAGGGCCCTGCGGACCGGGGCCAAGGTCCCGGCCTGCTGAGCCGGCCCCGCACTCCGACGGCTGGGCCGGTCCTCAACCCCACGGCTGGGCCGGCCACCAACTCCCACGGCTGAGCGGGCCCCCAACCGCCCCGGCTGGGCCGGCCTGGTCAGCCCTTCTTCCGGCCCGGTCAGCCCTTCTTGACGAACATCAGCCTTCCCTGATGAACCCCTTCTCGATCAGCCACTCCTTGGCGACCTCGTGCGGATCCTCGCCGTCCACATCGACCTTGCGGTTGAGCTGCTGCGCGACGGTGTTGTCGAGGGCCTTGGTGACGGGCGCGAGCAGTCCGGCGATCTGCGGGTACTTCTTCATCGTCGCGGCGTTCATCTCGGGCGCCGCGTTGTAGTTCGGGAAGAAGTGCTTGTCGTCGGCCAGGACGGTCAGGCCCATCGCCTTGATGCGCCCGTCGGTGGTGTAGACCTCGCCGAAGGTGCAGGCCGTGCCCTTGACGGTCTGGGTGTAGATGACGCCGGCGGACATCTTTCTGATGTTGCCCGGCGGGATGCTCATCCCGTACGCCTTCGCCATGCCGGGCAGGCCGTCGTTGCGGGTGGCGAACTCGTTCTCCACACACAGGGTGACCGCGTCGGGGTCCTTCTTCAGCAGCGCGGCGAGGTCCGAGAGGGTCTTGACGCCGTACTTCTTCGCGTTGGCGGGGTTGAGCGCCAGCGCGTAGGTGTTGTTGAGGGTGGACTGCGGAAGCCAGACGAGGCCGTTCGCCCGGTCGGCGTCGCGGACCGCCTCCCACTGCTTCTGTTCGTCGGGGATCGGCTTCTCGTGGCCGAGGTGGGTGATCCAGCCGGTGCCGGTGTACTCGTACATCCCGTCCGCGGCGCCGGTCCGGACCGCCTCACGGGCGCCGATCGTGCCCTGGATGTTGGTCTTGTCGATGACCGTCGCGCCGGCCGCCTTGAAGATCAGGCCCATGATCTGCCCGAGGATGATGTTCTCGGTGAACTCCTTCGAGGTGACGGTGAGTTGGGCGCCCTTGAGGGGCTCGCCCCGGCCGACGGTGCCGGGCTTGACGTCGTCGGTCATCGGGCTGCCGCTGACCAGGCCGCAGCCGCTCAGGCCGACGGCGGCGAGCAGCGCGCCGGCCAGCGCGAGCACGACGGAGCGGCGTCGGACAGGGGCAGTCCCCCAGGTCCCTCCCTCAGCCACCGCTGGGAGGTTTCCCCAGGGGGCGCCCCCACCCATGCCCTTCGGGTCGTGGCGGAGGGCTCCGTAGGGCGCCATCAGGAACTCCCCTCCAGGCCGCGCGGCCGCAGCAGCAGTTCGGCGAGCGAGGCCAGCCATTCGACCAGCAGCGCCAGCGCCACCGTCAGCACCGAACCGAGGACGAGTACGGGCATCCGCTGGGTGATGATGCCCGCCGAGATCAGGTCACCGAGGCCGCCGCCACCGCCGAAGGTGGCCAGCGTCGCGGTGCCGACGTTCAGGACCAGCGCGGTGCGCACACCGGCCAGGATCAGCGGTACGGCCAGGGGGAGTTCGACCCTGGTCAGGACGCCCGTGGGGGACATGCCGATACCGCGGGCGGCCTCGGTCAGCGTCGGGTCGATTCCGCGCAGCCCGGCGATGGTGTTGGCCAGGACGGGCAGCGTGGCGTAGATGACCATGCCGATGATGGCGGACCGGGCGCCGATGCCGAGCCAGATGACCAGCAGGATCAGCAGACCCAGGGCCGGGACGGCCTGCCCGAGGTTGGCGACCGCCAGCGCGAACGGGCCGGCCGCGCGCAGCCGGCGGCGGGTGAGCGCGATGCCCAGCGGGATCGCGATGATCAGCACGAAGAAGGTGGAGTACGCGGTGAGCTGGATCTGCTGGCGTAGCGCGAGCCACACCTTGCCGTCGTCGACCGCCTGGCGGGCGATGGAGTCCAGGGTGGTGTGGGTGAACCACAGCCAGGTGACCAGCAGCGCGACGGTCAGGAAGGCCGGCATGAAGGTCCACTTCTGCCAGCTGATCCGGCGCGGGCCGCGGGAGGGCGGGGCGGGTGCCTCCCCGGCCGCGATCTCCCGTTCCTCGATCTCGGTGGTGTCCAGGAAGGCCATGTCCACCGTGCGCTCGCCCGCCGACTGCCCCTCCCCGCGCGGGCCGCTCGCGTCGTCCCCGACGTCGTCCGGGCTCATGCCGACACCTCGCTACGCTCGGCCTCGCATTCGCGAGGCGCGCACCTTCCGATGATTCGCTCGCTACGCTCGCTCATGCCTGGCCCCCCGGGAGCCGTCCTGCTCATCGGGCGCGTCCCGCTGTGCGGCGGCGTCCAGGCGGTCCGCCTCCAGCAGTTGGTGGACGTTGTTCATCAGCGTCTCCATGTCGACCACGCCGATGTACTCACCGCGCCGTCCGGTCACCGCGACCCGGCCGGCGCTGTCGGTGAGCACCGCCTCCAGGGCGTCGCGCAGCGTCGCGTCCCGGGTCACCGTGTCGTGCACGAGGGTGCCGGCCCGCGCCAGTGTCCCCTTGGCGCGCGCCAGATCGCCGCGGCGCAGCCATTTGTACGGGCGGCGGTTCGGGTCGAGCAGCAGCACCTCGTTGGTGGTGCCGGAGCGCAGCAGCGCGACGAGGGACTCCAGGGGGGCGTCCATCCGGGCGGTCGGGAAGTCGACGAAGCCGACGTCCCGTACGCGGGTGAGGTTGAGCCGCTTGAGGGCGGCGCCGGCGCCCACGAAGCCGGAGACGAAGTCGTCCGTGGGGTTGGTGAGGATGGCTTCGGGGGTGTCGAACTGGGCGATGTGGGAGCGCTCGCGGAGCACCGCGATCCGGTCGCCGAGCTTGATCGCCTCGTCGAAGTCGTGGGTGACGAAGCAGATGGTCTTGTGGAGTTCGTGCTGGAGCCGGATCAGCTCGTCCTGCAGGTGGTCGCGGGTGATCGGGTCGACGGCGCCGAACGGCTCGTCCATCAGCAGCACGGGCGGGTCGGCGGCGAGCGCGCGGGCGACGCCGACGCGCTGCTGCTGGCCGCCGGAGAGCTGGCGGGGGTAGCGGCCGTGGAACTCGCCCGGGTCCAGGCCGACGAGGTCGAGCATCTCCTCGACCCGGCTGGTGATCCTCGCCTTGGACCAGCCGGTCATCTTCGGGACCAGGGCGATGTTCTGGGCGACGGTCATATGGGGGAAGAGGCCGGACTGCTGGATGGCGTAGCCGACCTTGCGGCGCAGCTTTACCGGGTCGATGCCGGTGACGTCCTCGTCGCCGATCCGGATCCGTCCGGACGTCGGCTCGATCAGCCGGTTGATCATCTTGAGGGTGGTGGACTTGCCGCAGCCCGACGGCCCCACGAAGATCACCAGCTCACCGGCCCGGATCTCCATGGTGACGTTGTCCACCGCCGGGACCGGGCTGCCGGGATAGATCTTCGTCAGATTCTCCAGCCGGATGCCGGCGCCGGAGACGGGCGGCGTGCTGGACTGCGTGGCAGGCGTCCCGTTTCCGGTCCCGGATGTCTCAGGCACGGATCCCCCTGGGAATGGTCAGACGTCCGATGAGGACGTACGCGGCGTCGAAGAGAAGGGCGAGGACGACGATTCCGACGGTGCCGGAGAGCACCTGATTGAGCGCGTTCGCGCTGCCCAGCGAGGCGATCCCGCGGAAGATCTCATTGCCGAGGCCGGGGCCCGAGGCATACGCGGCGATGGCGGCGATACCCATCAGCATCTGGGTGGCGACGCGGATGCCGGTGAGGATCGGTGGCCAGGCCAGCGGCAGTTCGACCCGGAAGAGCCGGGCGGCGCGCGACATGCCGATGCCCTTGGCGGCGTCGACCAGGGCCGGGTCCACCCCGCGCAGTCCGACGATGGCGTTCCGGACGATCGGCAGCAGCCCGTAGAGGGTGAGCGCGATGACGGTGG includes:
- a CDS encoding S16 family serine protease, which codes for MSARTRTLALCTALVVALLATAAFAPLPFSVAYPGMTANVLGDAKGKPVITITGADTRRTTGQLRMTSIVATGPDASVHLLDVIKGWSRTDQAVMPRDAVYPVGDTTEEIAKHNAAQMKKSQETATAAALGRLHRSGKDVDKDVEVKLSLQDVGGPSAGLMFALGIVNKLDGDGTGHDLTGGKTIAGTGTITAGGKVGAVGGVPLKTQAAHRDGATVFLVPEKECADARAELPQGMRLIPVRTLDGAVDALRALRTGAKVPAC
- a CDS encoding betaine/proline/choline family ABC transporter ATP-binding protein (Members of the family are the ATP-binding subunit of ABC transporters for substrates such as betaine, L-proline or other amino acids, choline, carnitine, etc. The substrate specificity is best determined from the substrate-binding subunit, rather than this subunit, as it interacts with the permease subunit and not with substrate directly.) — encoded protein: MPETSGTGNGTPATQSSTPPVSGAGIRLENLTKIYPGSPVPAVDNVTMEIRAGELVIFVGPSGCGKSTTLKMINRLIEPTSGRIRIGDEDVTGIDPVKLRRKVGYAIQQSGLFPHMTVAQNIALVPKMTGWSKARITSRVEEMLDLVGLDPGEFHGRYPRQLSGGQQQRVGVARALAADPPVLLMDEPFGAVDPITRDHLQDELIRLQHELHKTICFVTHDFDEAIKLGDRIAVLRERSHIAQFDTPEAILTNPTDDFVSGFVGAGAALKRLNLTRVRDVGFVDFPTARMDAPLESLVALLRSGTTNEVLLLDPNRRPYKWLRRGDLARAKGTLARAGTLVHDTVTRDATLRDALEAVLTDSAGRVAVTGRRGEYIGVVDMETLMNNVHQLLEADRLDAAAQRDAPDEQDGSRGARHERA
- a CDS encoding IclR family transcriptional regulator, yielding MTAETSQTLDRGLRVLKLLADTDHGLTVTELSNKLGVNRTVVYRLLATLEQHALVRRDIGGRARVGLGVLRLGRQVHPLVREAALPALRSLAEDIGATAHLTLVDGTEALAVAVVEPTWTDYHVAYRAGFRHPLDRGAAGRAILKGRQGRPQDGGLALTHGELEAGASGAAAPLLGVSGIEGSVGVVMLADTVSERVGPRVIEAAREVSEALR
- a CDS encoding ABC transporter permease, with product MSFWEYVGNRHTQLLTDTLQHASAVFQCMVIATVLGVALGVLTYRSDWAGGLATTTTATILTIPSLALIGLLIPLVGLGVAPTVIALTLYGLLPIVRNAIVGLRGVDPALVDAAKGIGMSRAARLFRVELPLAWPPILTGIRVATQMLMGIAAIAAYASGPGLGNEIFRGIASLGSANALNQVLSGTVGIVVLALLFDAAYVLIGRLTIPRGIRA
- a CDS encoding DEAD/DEAH box helicase; translated protein: MTTTSATSNHHLSPAFPGRAPWGTANKLRAWQQAAMDRYIQTQPRDFLAVATPGAGKTTFALTLASWLLHHHVVQQVTVVAPTEHLKKQWAEAAARIGIKLDPEYSAGPLGREYQGVAVTYAGVGVRPMLHRNRIEQRKTLVILDEIHHAGDSKSWGEACLEAFEPATRRLALTGTPFRSDTNPIPFVQYEEGNDGIRRSSADYTYGYGNALADGVVRPVIFLSYSGNMRWRTKAGDEIAARLGEPMTKDAVSQAWRTALDPRGEWMPNVLRAADQRLTEVRKAIPDAGALVIASDQEQARAYAKLIREITGEGATLVLSDDSGASQRIDDFSRSHDRWMVAVRMVSEGVDVPRLAVGVYATTISTPLFFAQAVGRFVRSRKRGETASVFLPTVPMLLGFANEMEVERDHVLDKPKKEGDEDPYAESEKEMDEASKAQDEDTGEQEQFSFEALESEAVFDRVLYDGAEFGMQAHAGSEEEQDYLGIPGLLEPDQVQMLLQKRQARQIAHSRKKPDAEADLLEIPAERRPVVTHKELLELRKQLNTLVGAYVHQSGKPHGVIHTELRRVCGGPPSAEATAGQLNERIKKVREWATRMR
- a CDS encoding glycine betaine ABC transporter substrate-binding protein → MAPYGALRHDPKGMGGGAPWGNLPAVAEGGTWGTAPVRRRSVVLALAGALLAAVGLSGCGLVSGSPMTDDVKPGTVGRGEPLKGAQLTVTSKEFTENIILGQIMGLIFKAAGATVIDKTNIQGTIGAREAVRTGAADGMYEYTGTGWITHLGHEKPIPDEQKQWEAVRDADRANGLVWLPQSTLNNTYALALNPANAKKYGVKTLSDLAALLKKDPDAVTLCVENEFATRNDGLPGMAKAYGMSIPPGNIRKMSAGVIYTQTVKGTACTFGEVYTTDGRIKAMGLTVLADDKHFFPNYNAAPEMNAATMKKYPQIAGLLAPVTKALDNTVAQQLNRKVDVDGEDPHEVAKEWLIEKGFIREG
- a CDS encoding ABC transporter permease; its protein translation is MSPDDVGDDASGPRGEGQSAGERTVDMAFLDTTEIEEREIAAGEAPAPPSRGPRRISWQKWTFMPAFLTVALLVTWLWFTHTTLDSIARQAVDDGKVWLALRQQIQLTAYSTFFVLIIAIPLGIALTRRRLRAAGPFALAVANLGQAVPALGLLILLVIWLGIGARSAIIGMVIYATLPVLANTIAGLRGIDPTLTEAARGIGMSPTGVLTRVELPLAVPLILAGVRTALVLNVGTATLATFGGGGGLGDLISAGIITQRMPVLVLGSVLTVALALLVEWLASLAELLLRPRGLEGSS